In one window of Maribacter dokdonensis DSW-8 DNA:
- a CDS encoding LysE family translocator: protein MLEDIQAAVPLGFFLSFMVGPVFFVLLQTSAVKGFRAAITFDLGVLFADVLFILVAYFSSFQLLENLSNQPGLYVFGGVILLVYGLVTFFRTEKKEIPIESKKIRKSDFFGLFIKGFLLNFINIGVLVFWLGIIIIVGPSLDNQPNRFFTFFATVLLSYFVTDVFKILLAKQLKRKLTPERIIWVKKVIGIILIICGVVLVVKGFLPKDQFNLEHELERFEPNLIE from the coding sequence ATGTTAGAAGATATTCAAGCGGCAGTTCCTTTAGGATTTTTTCTAAGTTTTATGGTAGGTCCTGTGTTTTTTGTCCTTTTACAAACTAGTGCAGTTAAAGGTTTTAGAGCAGCAATTACCTTTGATTTAGGCGTGTTATTTGCAGATGTTCTATTTATTTTAGTAGCTTACTTTAGTAGTTTTCAGTTACTTGAAAATTTAAGTAATCAACCAGGACTTTATGTTTTTGGCGGTGTTATTTTATTGGTATATGGTTTGGTAACGTTTTTTAGAACTGAAAAGAAAGAAATTCCTATAGAGTCCAAAAAGATTAGAAAATCGGATTTTTTCGGACTTTTTATAAAAGGCTTTTTATTGAATTTTATCAATATTGGTGTGCTGGTATTTTGGCTTGGTATAATTATAATAGTAGGCCCTAGTTTAGATAATCAACCCAATAGGTTTTTTACTTTTTTTGCAACCGTACTACTCTCCTATTTTGTGACTGATGTTTTCAAAATTTTATTGGCTAAGCAATTAAAAAGAAAATTAACCCCAGAAAGAATTATTTGGGTGAAGAAAGTAATAGGAATTATTCTTATTATTTGTGGAGTTGTTCTAGTAGTAAAAGGCTTTTTACCCAAGGATCAATTTAATTTGGAACATGAATTAGAACGTTTTGAACCTAATTTAATAGAATAA
- a CDS encoding head GIN domain-containing protein: MKQVLLIMFLFGCFMVNGQDVKITQSIEPFKEVKGFDGLSINLIKSSENKVVISGENTDKVAVVNNDGILKIRMQIGKIFSGYKTFVDLHYAQDILIIDVNEDARIVTEQMIEQDVLELKAQEGGELVVNAIVEQMLIKSVSGGIIKTNGSSNVQDVQINTGGVYEGKSFETNFSTINVNAGSRAEINVRDYVKATVKAGGEVLVYGNPKKLEEKTVFGGTITRM, encoded by the coding sequence ATGAAACAAGTTTTATTAATAATGTTTCTCTTTGGATGTTTTATGGTCAATGGCCAAGATGTCAAAATAACTCAAAGTATAGAACCTTTTAAAGAAGTAAAAGGATTTGATGGTCTATCTATAAATCTTATTAAATCATCTGAAAATAAGGTGGTTATTTCTGGAGAGAATACGGATAAAGTTGCTGTTGTTAATAATGATGGTATCTTAAAAATAAGAATGCAAATTGGTAAAATCTTTAGTGGTTATAAAACCTTCGTGGATTTGCATTACGCTCAAGATATTTTGATTATAGATGTTAATGAAGATGCAAGAATTGTTACGGAGCAAATGATTGAGCAAGATGTACTGGAATTAAAAGCTCAAGAAGGTGGTGAGTTGGTTGTGAATGCAATAGTTGAACAAATGTTGATCAAATCCGTTTCTGGCGGAATTATAAAAACCAACGGTTCTTCAAACGTACAAGATGTGCAAATAAATACTGGTGGAGTCTATGAAGGTAAATCTTTTGAGACTAACTTTTCTACGATTAATGTAAACGCCGGTTCTCGTGCGGAAATTAATGTTAGAGACTATGTAAAGGCTACCGTAAAGGCAGGTGGAGAGGTATTGGTTTATGGTAATCCTAAAAAATTAGAAGAAAAGACCGTTTTTGGCGGTACTATAACTAGAATGTAA
- the rnr gene encoding ribonuclease R, whose amino-acid sequence MSKRNKKAKNHRKNEITKGIFTVLEKEPNKSFNYKQIAAKINITDAQDRNTLIKRLTQLKEKKRIQEVDRGQFKVLENTKTYYEGTVDLTGKGHAYIVVDGIDDDVFIPSNKLNKAFHKDKVEVFIYPRKKSKKLEGEVVRVLERYKTTFVGIVDMQKTFAFVRPTDFRMYTDIFVSKDKLANAKDGEKVLVEITDWPDDVDSPFGRISQVLGIPGEHDTEIHSILAEYGLPYSFPEDVQKFADGLDTSIKEEEIRKRKDLRNVLTFTIDPKDAKDFDDALSFQKLENGNYEIGIHIADVSHYLQKDTILDDEAYERATSVYLVDRVVPMLPEVLSNNACSLRPNEEKYTFSAIFELDENATIRNQWFGRTVIDSNERFAYEEAQHIIESGSGEIPEEISIRETAYKVSDEVVEATLKMDELAKIMRDKRMDQGALSFDKVEVRFNLDENNEPVGVYFKESKDANKLIEEFMLLANRKVAEFIGKQKPKKTFVYRIHDDPDPDKLMALNSIVSRFGHKLDFKDKKTISSSLNKLLEDVKGKREQNMVDTLTIRSMSKAIYTIDNIGHYGLAFDYYTHFTSPIRRYPDVMVHRLLQHYLDGGKSANAEEFEKKCKHSSDMEYLASSAERDSIKYMQIKFMQDHKDEEFRGVISGVTEWGIYVEIISNKCEGMIRIRDIKGDYFIFDEREYAIIGERTKKKYTLGDEVTVMVKNTDLIKRHLDFALIPEDTK is encoded by the coding sequence ATGTCGAAAAGAAATAAGAAGGCGAAGAATCATAGAAAGAACGAAATTACTAAGGGAATTTTTACCGTTCTTGAAAAGGAACCGAATAAAAGTTTCAACTATAAGCAAATTGCCGCTAAGATAAATATTACCGATGCTCAAGATAGAAATACTCTTATTAAAAGGCTTACGCAGCTAAAAGAGAAAAAAAGAATTCAAGAAGTAGATCGTGGTCAGTTTAAAGTTTTAGAGAATACAAAGACCTATTATGAAGGTACCGTAGATTTAACCGGTAAAGGTCATGCCTATATTGTTGTAGATGGTATCGATGATGACGTGTTTATACCTTCAAATAAATTGAACAAGGCTTTTCATAAAGATAAGGTAGAGGTTTTTATATATCCTAGAAAAAAGAGTAAAAAACTTGAAGGTGAAGTAGTTAGGGTACTTGAAAGGTATAAAACTACTTTTGTGGGTATTGTTGATATGCAGAAAACTTTTGCTTTTGTAAGACCTACAGATTTTAGAATGTATACAGATATCTTTGTTTCAAAGGATAAATTGGCCAATGCAAAAGATGGTGAAAAAGTATTGGTTGAAATTACAGATTGGCCAGATGATGTAGATTCTCCTTTTGGTAGAATTTCTCAAGTTTTAGGTATTCCTGGTGAACACGATACGGAAATTCACTCCATTTTGGCGGAGTACGGTTTGCCCTATTCTTTCCCGGAAGATGTACAAAAGTTTGCAGATGGTTTAGATACCAGTATTAAGGAGGAAGAGATTAGAAAGCGTAAAGATTTACGCAACGTACTTACTTTTACCATAGATCCTAAAGATGCTAAGGATTTTGACGATGCATTGTCGTTTCAAAAATTGGAAAATGGTAATTATGAAATAGGTATTCATATTGCAGATGTATCACATTACTTACAAAAAGATACCATTTTAGATGATGAAGCTTACGAACGTGCTACTTCGGTATATCTAGTGGATCGTGTAGTGCCTATGTTACCAGAGGTGTTGTCTAATAATGCTTGTTCTTTAAGGCCTAATGAAGAAAAATATACATTTTCAGCAATTTTTGAATTGGATGAAAATGCCACTATTAGAAATCAATGGTTTGGTAGAACGGTAATAGATTCCAATGAGCGTTTTGCTTATGAAGAGGCGCAACATATTATTGAATCAGGTAGTGGAGAAATACCGGAGGAAATTTCTATAAGAGAAACTGCATATAAGGTCTCTGATGAAGTTGTTGAAGCTACTTTAAAAATGGATGAACTTGCGAAGATCATGCGTGATAAACGTATGGATCAAGGTGCTTTATCTTTTGATAAGGTTGAAGTACGTTTTAATCTTGATGAAAATAACGAACCGGTAGGTGTATACTTTAAAGAATCTAAAGATGCCAACAAACTTATAGAAGAGTTTATGCTTTTAGCAAATAGGAAGGTTGCCGAATTTATTGGTAAACAAAAACCTAAAAAAACCTTTGTTTATAGAATTCATGATGATCCAGATCCAGATAAATTAATGGCTTTAAATAGTATTGTTTCAAGATTTGGACACAAATTGGATTTTAAGGATAAAAAGACCATTAGTTCTTCTTTGAACAAATTATTGGAAGATGTAAAAGGTAAAAGAGAGCAAAATATGGTGGATACACTTACCATACGTAGTATGAGCAAGGCTATTTATACCATTGATAATATTGGTCATTATGGATTGGCTTTCGATTATTATACACACTTTACTTCCCCTATTCGTAGATATCCAGATGTAATGGTGCATAGGTTATTACAACATTATTTAGATGGTGGTAAATCTGCAAATGCGGAAGAATTTGAGAAAAAATGTAAGCATTCTTCCGATATGGAATATTTAGCATCAAGTGCTGAGAGAGATTCTATTAAGTATATGCAGATCAAATTTATGCAAGACCATAAAGATGAAGAATTTAGAGGTGTTATAAGTGGGGTTACCGAATGGGGAATATATGTTGAAATTATTTCCAATAAATGTGAAGGTATGATTCGTATAAGGGACATCAAGGGAGATTATTTTATCTTTGATGAGAGAGAATACGCAATTATTGGTGAACGTACCAAGAAAAAATATACCTTAGGTGATGAAGTAACCGTTATGGTTAAGAATACGGATCTAATAAAAAGACATTTAGATTTTGCTTTAATTCCAGAGGACACTAAATAA
- the rpiB gene encoding ribose 5-phosphate isomerase B encodes MKIAIGNDHAGTAYKLAIIGLLKSLQVEVINYGTDGTDSVDYPDFAHPVALDVEEGNVDFGILICGSGNGACMTANKQQNVRAALCWTKEITKLAREHNDANILSLPARYIALPQALEMVSTFLNTSFDGGRHERRIEKIPIQ; translated from the coding sequence ATGAAAATTGCTATTGGTAATGACCATGCGGGTACAGCTTATAAGTTAGCTATTATAGGTTTGCTAAAATCTTTACAAGTAGAAGTTATTAATTATGGAACAGATGGTACGGATAGTGTTGATTACCCAGATTTTGCGCACCCGGTTGCTTTAGATGTTGAGGAAGGTAATGTAGATTTTGGAATATTGATCTGTGGTAGTGGTAATGGGGCATGTATGACGGCAAATAAACAACAAAATGTTAGAGCGGCGTTATGCTGGACAAAGGAAATTACGAAGTTGGCAAGAGAACATAATGACGCCAATATATTAAGCCTGCCCGCAAGGTACATAGCACTACCTCAAGCACTTGAAATGGTATCTACTTTTTTAAATACTTCTTTTGATGGGGGTAGACATGAACGAAGAATTGAAAAGATTCCTATTCAATAA